The following proteins are encoded in a genomic region of Ostrea edulis chromosome 7, xbOstEdul1.1, whole genome shotgun sequence:
- the LOC130048363 gene encoding uncharacterized protein LOC130048363, which translates to MKFTPRRTIYCCVCLMALLVFYSTHKEDLRMTKTDHVDAPYSIQNHSKVSRAKFKEEENDKAAFPVDGTYSDIDNLKGHFMSLSRLSSAKSYMMQPDLNRERVLAMSYETVLRKDKAWNGLGISKGINLIPGEGKLEFPGYLIPEKGFIKLTKPSPGIGNKDYVDTVEGQGPQLRKVTENIHKDFKEIVRNADAVNIPSIHQNVLLNNARQNEFNLKINKKNEPTYNAKVKPDIHKIQNLPKDLVFQSKYAQVKVQNAQAWKAPNGRVFNSQGFGPKNYNPGKSHIEPVRNMQLIGEGQTKQERNEHVVLQQGNVAMVGNVQAHNYGLVQRDRVKVPAQPHGNIIIPKDNQLQKPAPLNPKIPVIEIYPRKNEPIRIHMYMQHKGNFSYHHVNLLWEDGQRHPVSPLILQRTQKGVAETRYENHDGKDVKNTLIMTYMRSGSTITSELLKTDDTFFFFEPFQGLYRDHRTNQHVCYPHGYCRKPDGFWESLEGSVLILKNLFSCKFMEVPVGALEPLRAFAPSSYQKEFKSCFPVKIIDWNNRHFTLNEYPEDYNKTCIQTIQNKCLSAKHRLIKTIRMPATFAESFLANIPHLKIVHLIRDPRGVLNSRVQIHLVKYEEKELGIVSHHLCNRIWLDIQTFKRLQRIYPTQVIPLTYECLALYPEDVARTLYKMLELNYTLERNYWLNMAFRNNIEQSFELFKHGQSASLAQKWRTIIPMRSNDKVNKICGKVFEELGLKTFTSIVDLRNLKNSVFYDSRRTCLQRK; encoded by the exons ATGAAATTCACCCCAAGACGTACAATCTATTGTTGTGTGTGTCTCATGGCTTTGCTGGTGTTCTACAGCACGCATAAGGAAG ATCTGCGGATGACGAAGACCGATCACGTAGATGCGCCTTACTCCATTCAGAATCATTCAAAAGTTTCCAGAGCGAAATTCAAGGAAGAAGAAAATGACAAGGCTGCATTTCCTGTTGACGGAACTTATAGCGATATCGATAATCTGAAAGGCCATTTTATGTCTTTGTCACGTCTAAGCAGTGCCAAATCCTACATGAtgcaacccgacctcaatagaGAGCGTGTATTAGCTATGTCGTATGAAACTGTCCTTAGAAAAGACAAAGCTTGGAACGGACTAGGGATTTCAAAAGGAATAAACTTGATTCCCGGTGAAGGAAAATTAGAATTTCCTGGATATTTAATTCCAGAAAAAGGCTTTATAAAATTAACAAAACCATCCCCTGGTATTGGAAATAAAGACTATGTTGATACTGTAGAGGGACAGGGACCACAGTTACGCAAGGTTACTGAAAATATACACAAAGACTTTAAAGAAATTGTTAGAAATGCAGATGCTGTGAATATTCCATCTATTCACCAGAATGTGTTGCTGAACAATGCTagacaaaatgaatttaatctCAAGATCAACAAAAAGAATGAACCAACATACAATGCGAAAGTGAAACcggatattcataaaattcaaaatttacccAAAGACCTCGTTTTTCAGTCGAAATATGCTCAAGTGAAAGTTCAAAATGCGCAGGCATGGAAAGCCCCCAACGGGCGTGTCTTCAACTCTCAAGGTTTTGGGCCCAAGAATTATAATCCAGGCAAATCCCACATCGAACCGGTAAGAAATATGCAGTTGATAGGAGAAGGGCAGACGAAGCAGGAGCGAAATGAACACGTCGTCCTGCAGCAAGGTAATGTTGCGATGGTGGGTAATGTGCAAGCTCATAACTATGGACTTGTACAGCGAGATCGGGTTAAGGTCCCTGCACAACCGCACGGCAATATCATCATTCCAAAAGATAACCAACTTCAGAAACCTGCACCGCTGAATCCAAAAATACCTGTGATCGAGATTTATCCAAGAAAAAATGAACCAATAcgaatacatatgtacatgcagCACAAAGGCAATTTCTCCTACCATCACGTGAACTTACTGTGGGAGGATGGGCAGCGCCACCCAGTCAGCCCTTTAATTTTACAGAGAACACAGAAGGGCGTGGCCGAAACGAGATATGAAAATCATGACGGTAAAG aTGTTAAAAACACTTTGATCATGACATACATGAGAAGCGGTTCTACGATTACTTCTGAGCTGTTGAAGACCGATGATACTTTCTTTTTCTTCGAGCCATTCCAAGGACTTTATAGAGACCACAGAACAAATCAGCACGTTTGCTATCCCCATGGATATTGTAG aaaacctGATGGATTCTGGGAGAGCTTAGAGGGCTCAGTCCTCATATTGAAGAATCTTTTTTCCTGTAAATTTATGGAAGTTCCCGTGGGAGCCTTGGAACCGTTACGTGCGTTTGCACCCAGCAGCTATcaaaaagaattcaaaagttGCTTTCCTGTGAAAATTATTGACTGGAATAACCGGCATTTCACGTTAAATGAATATCCGGAAGATTATAAcaaaacatgtatacaaacgATTCAAAATAAATGCCTCAGCGCTAAACATCGCCTTATCAAGACAATACGTATGCCGGCAACGTTtgctgaaagcttcctggcaaaTATTCCTCACCTGAAAATAGTTCATCTTATACGGGATCCTAGAGGTGTGCTGAACTCCAGAGTGCAAATTCATTTGgtaaaatatgaagaaaaagaaCTTGGAATTGTTTCACATCATCTGTGCAATAGGATATGGCTGGACATACAGACATTCAAACGACTTCAAAGAATTTATCCAACTCAAGTCATCCCACTTACGTATGAATGTCTGGCTTTGTACCCAGAAGATGTAGCTAGAACATTGTACAAAATGCTGGAGTTGAATTATACACTAGAGAGAAATTACTGGTTAAATATGGCGTTCAGGAATAACATTGAACAGTCATTTGAACTATTCAAACACGGACAGTCTGCAAGTCTTGCACAGAAGTGGCGTACCATTATTCCAATGAGATCCAACGACAAAGTGAATAAAATATGCGGAAAAGTTTTCGAGGAGTTAGGATTGAAGACATTTACAAGTATAGTTGATTTGAGAAATCTGAAAAATTCAGTCTTTTATGATAGTCGAAGAACTTGTCTCcaaagaaaatga
- the LOC130048405 gene encoding uncharacterized protein LOC130048405, protein MGVYVVEDPDDEDETSSSVCCMGGCLTGCAFAVLLLVVLPAGALITFYAGNKNDFGVLSAGICMIGIPLLSVPAFIFIYLNRRRIRRFRKTKVDEQVSPSEGKDKKDRY, encoded by the exons ATGGGAGTCTATGTTGTTGAAGATCCGGACGATGAAG ATGAAACGTCATCTAGTGTATGCTGTATGGGAGGATGCTTGACCGGCTGTGCATTTGCAGTACTACTACTCGTTGTCTTACCAGCag GTGCCTTGATAACGTTTTATGCTGGGAACAAAAATGACTTTGGTGTCCTCTCTGCGGGTATCTGCATGATTGGCATACCGCTTCTCTCAGTACCCGCTTTCATCTTTATATACCTAAACAGACGACGCATTCGACGATTCCGAAAAACGAAAGTTGATGAACAAGTCAGTCCCTCGGaaggaaaagacaaaaaagatcGCTATTGA
- the LOC130048359 gene encoding myogenesis-regulating glycosidase-like, with the protein MASFDGRCEPEYSNIHIPDILNGESDKEEEYENIVLRPKEPQDEDQLFEDTSETSSPNPAPRKRRSGVVISMEKLNTISTSENSDDGDDCAKFTLSPPVSSHGSPIEIKDGKLTVDAQEESKEIEDKVFNLNPKPNSLGVIYDETRPRRCISLDQSRNKASDVIYDETKPKRKVSFDTAMPKLRQIRNDNMPIRKISLDTGLDARNIRRINIDSSSGMKLKKQCSYPEVKNENNIRKISFDEESGTLHIRQINNEEEEPANVVFETPSDCVTPRKMSYEGDPSDIGYINRGFDNDTYLDNVTFQVQRVYPDIQDKDLNGFTKKSNGNCDHMGYETKGILKGSKARQTQVSGNAGDSSDQNSTLAEHLRKDSIALTSEKLGQILDLQKHYSQQHMKEKRFGKQREILKKYRLHLGVAALFVFILILVSVGWHFHHIANNEKMISQRIFFEANSKRLTLSDPNESDQLYGTLGHQIPSWLKPTHCIGEVETQEFQCLRWKNSAILRISFFSPHAVKCYNISWESLSAELYPLDCYSIGDQAWFGPSNQTHPEWPINSKTKFTFSASYSQNFDAGTFNSAVENYWLSENGNGLLVSDNIPLVMHWNTMNKGSWCITSNYTGDFYGFKANIDKKRFLNYTICNGNDPYSAHNYLRSNLETGPNSLPTKILYTSPLWSTKGDRDSNTVSETDIISIANSVKKHNMSCGSIVVDGKWEGIQGDFKFDEERFPNISTLQSTVFSTANCSLTVSFNPYFDYKSESFTEGHPKDHFILDASGKVPALVQWNDDVMAMLDVTNPSARSWITGKMMTLIDRYKIKSFKMTYGKPTWLPFHPKFHERDITPNQLKKEFTDMLVSFHELNADIIEGTSHTQNLPYFVSVPTKVKETENGLCLTGTIPISLALGLMGYPYIMADGISYYKFDPDDKTYELLPRDLYVRWIQMATFFPGMKYSVPPWKYDSDLLNFARKAAQIHQKYVSPAIEELVEEIQAGKPIIRPIWWMDPTDKIAKSVGDSFLIGDDYLVAPVLCEGKTSRQIYFPEGIWKDLQTNQLIVGKKWIEYPVGMTTLPFFKKTKVYEGA; encoded by the exons ATGGCGTCCTTTGACGGACGTTGTGAACCGGAGTACAGCAACATTCATATTCCAGACATCTTAAATGGCGAATCGGACAAAGAGGAAGAATACGAAAATATTGTTTTGCGACCCAAAGAACCGCAAGATGAAGACCAGTTGTTTGAAGACACTTCTGAGACTTCTAGTCCAAATCCTGCACCAAGAAAACGCAGGTCTGGGGTCGTGATTAGTATGGAGAAACTAAATACCATATCGACCTCTGAAAATAGTGATGACGGTGACGATTGTGCAAAATTCACATTGTCACCACCCGTATCTTCTCATGGTTCACCCATCGAGATCAAAGACGGCAAGCTAACAGTGGATGCACAAGAAGAATCAAAAGAAATAGAGGATAAGGTTTTCAATTTGAACCCCAAACCCAATTCTTTAGGAGTTATCTACGACGAGACCCGACCACGCAGATGCATCAGTCTGGATCAGTCAAGGAACAAAGCCTCTGACGTCATTTATGACGAAACAAAACCAAAGCGAAAAGTCAGTTTTGACACAGCTATGCCAAAATTGAGACAAATCAGGAATGATAACATGCCCATTAGAAAAATCAGCTTGGATACAGGTTTAGACGCGAGGAATATCCGAAGAATCAACATCGATTCCAGCAGTGGGATGAAGTTAAAAAAGCAATGTTCTTACCCAGAGGTaaagaatgaaaacaatattCGGAAGATAAGCTTTGATGAAGAGTCAGGAACGCTTCACATTCgtcaaataaataatgaagaagaagaacctGCCAATGTGGTGTTTGAAACACCCAGTGACTGCGTTACTCCTAGAAAGATGAGTTATGAAGGCGACCCTTCGGACATTGGTTACATAAATCGTGGGTTTGACAATGATACATATTTGGATAACGTTACATTCCAAGTTCAAAGGGTCTATCCAGACATTCAGGACAAAGACTTAAATGGCTTCACTAAGAAGTCTAATGGAAATTGTGATCACATGGGATACGAAACCAAAGGCATTCTTAAGGGATCGAAAGCAAGACAAACTCAAGTGAGTGGCAACGCAGGTGACTCTTCGGATCAAAACTCAACTTTGGCAGAACATCTCAGAAAGGACTCCATCGCCTTGACCAGCGAAAAGCTAGGGCAGATTCTGGATCTCCAAAAACACTACTCTCAACAACATATGAAAGAGAAAAGG TTTGGAAAACAGAGAgagattttgaagaaatatCGGTTACACTTGGGAGTTGCAGCATTGTTTGTATTCATATTAATCTTAGTGAGTGTTGGGTGGCATTTCCACCACATTGCGAATAATGAAAAGATGATCAGTCAAAGGATTTTCTTCGAAGCGAATTCGAAACGACTTACCCTCTCTGACCCCAACGAAAGTGACCAGCTTTACGGTACACTAGGGCATCAAATCCCGTCTTGGCTAAAACCTACTCACTGTATTGGCGAGGTGGAAACACAAGAATTCCAATGTCTGCGATGGAAGAACAGTGCTATCTTACGTATCAGTTTTTTTTCACCCCATGCAGTAAAATGTTACAATATATCTTGGGAATCTCTGTCTGCAGAACTGTATCCTTTAGATTGCTATTCCATCGGAGACCAAGCATGGTTTGGACCTTCAAATCAAACACACCCAGAATGGCCCATCAATAGTAAAACTAAATTCACGTTCTCGGCATCTTATTCTCAGAACTTTGACGCAGGAACTTTTAATTCAGCTGTTGAAAATTACTGGCTATCAGAAAATGGAAACGGTCTTTTGGTAAGCGACAATATTCCTTTGGTGATGCATTGGAATACAATGAATAAAGGGTCGTGGTGTATCACTTCGAATTATACCGGGGACTTTTATGGATTCAAAGCAAATATCGACAAGAAGAGGTTTCTGAATTACACAATTTGCAATGGAAATGATCCATATTCTGCTCATAATTATTTGCGAAGTAATTTGGAAACTGGACCTAACAGCTTGCCGACAAAGATCCTCTATACAAGTCCTCTTTGGTCAACGAAAGGCGACAGAGATTCAAATACTGTTTCAGAAACCGATATCATAAGTATTGCCAACAGCGTCAAGAAACACAACATGTCATGTGGATCCATTGTTGTAGACGGTAAATGGGAAGGCATTCAGGGAGATTTCAAATTTGATGAAGAGAGATTCCCAAATATTTCTACCCTTCAATCAACGGTATTTTCAACAGCCAATTGTTCGCTCACAGTATCATTCAATCCTTACTTCGATTACAAATCTGAGAGTTTCACAGAGGGACATCCTAAAGATCATTTCATCCTCGATGCCAGTGGAAAAGTACCTGCCCTTGTTCAGTGGAATGACGATGTGATGGCAATGTTAGACGTTACAAATCCATCTGCCAGGTCTTGGATTACCGGAAAGATGATGACACTGATCGACAGATACAAGATAAAGTCTTTTAAGATGACGTATGGAAAACCTACGTGGTTGCCATTTCATCCAAAATTTCATGAAAGAGACATAACTCCTAATCAATTGAAAAAAGAATTCACAGACATGTTGGTTTCCTTCCATGAACTCAATGCCGATATCATCGAGGGAACTTCACACACGCAAAACTTACCTTACTTCGTATCTGTTCCAACAAAAGTTAAAGAGACAGAAAATGGTCTCTGTCTGACGGGTACTATACCCATATCTCTGGCGCTTGGACTCATGGGATATCCTTACATCATGGCTGATGGAATAAGCTATTATAAATTCGATCCAGATGACAAAACTTATGAACTTCTCCCTAGAGATCTATATGTTCGATGGATACAAATGGCAACCTTTTTTCCAGGAATGAAGTATTCAGTACCGCCTTGGAAGTACGACAGTGATCTCCTGAATTTCGCCAGAAAAGCGGCTCAGATACATCAGAAATATGTGTCCCCAGCGATTGAAGAATTGGTAGAGGAAATACAAGCTGGGAAGCCCATCATCCGACCTATCTGGTGGATGGATCCCACCGATAAAATCGCCAAAAGTGTTGGGGATTCTTTCCTTATCGGGGACGACTACTTGGTCGCTCCTGTTCTCTGTGAGGGTAAAACCTCTCGACAGATATACTTTCCCGAAGGTATTTGGAAAGATCTCCAGACCAATCAGCTGATTGTGGGTAAGAAATGGATTGAGTATCCTGTTGGAATGACCACTTTACCGTTCTTTAAAAAGACAAAAGTTTATGAGGGTGCTTAA